TCTTATTTTGCTTCCGCGGTTACTGAAACTTCGAATACGTATCCAAACGTAGGCTAGACTATATAAACCCCCTCCACACACATGCCTTTTTTTGGGGTGAGGGGGGAAGGGGACCTAATTTGGGGACGTTAGAATTTCCCCCATTATTTCCACCCAGGCCAGATATGCAGTTAACCCACTGATCTATCTATAACAGCCTATAACATTATTTAGATCAGCGAGTTACGCACTCAATTCTGAAAGCACGCCTTATCTTATTATTACAAGAGGGAAAATGGTCAAAACAGTGGACATCACAATCGAACTCCTTTGTGCTCTTAAATTCCAGGCATCATTCTCCTCGTCCTCATATTCCCCATAATCATCCTCCAAGTCGTCCTCGGTATCTGAAAAGCCACTCCCGCCGTATCGGTCGTTAAAGCAGAAGTTTTTCATGCTGACTTTGACATACTCGCATATGGTCCTCTCTGTGCCGTCGCACACGCAAGTGTCCAGCTGTAGGGCTTTGGGAATGGAGCGCATGTTGGTGATGACCCGCCGGCAGTCGTCCGAGCAGCGATCTCCTCCGAACAGTTTCCTGCAGTGATACAGATAGTCCCGCATGGCGGTGCTGCACTCGGGATCCTTCTCACACTGCTTACGAGCCTCGGTGCAGCCCATGTGGCTCGTTCTGGGCATGCAGGGCTCAATGGCTCGTTTGGTCATCTTGCACAGAGTGTCCGAGGCGCACTCGCAGTCCTCCAGTGCCGGGCCGTTCACAGTCAGATTGAGCTGAATGATGGAAGAAATGCAGTGGCTGGGACATTTCTTCCTGCTGCCGTTTATAACCGGACCGCACGCGTGTTGATACTGCGTGTACGCGTAATGACACTCCGGTTCTCCTTGGCACTTCATGATGGCTTGCCAGCATATCAAACGCTCACTGTGTGCTGGTGATGCGGTGGATAAACGACTATAACACATCAACGCACAGCCGATTGACAAAATCATTATTCGCAGCCGCAAAATAACTGCAGAGTTGCAAGAGTTTGCCATTACTTGATGTGCTAACATGCAGCAGCTTGAAAGTTAAATTGTTGGTTCAAGGAATTCCATTTGTTGGTCCATAATGCATAATGTTTCTCCAGCAGAGATTGAGACAAACAGCTCCCCTTGTTCCATGCCCGCCGTCTAGCCGCGTTCTTCTCTTGAACACTTCAGATAGTTAAGTGTGCTCATACTTGTTTCTTCAATATCCAGAGAAACGTGTATCGTAACTCCTCCATGGACAAAACACCAAATGGTTGGAAACTAATCGCATTGCTCATTGCCGCGAAAGGAAAACATGCTGCAACATTTTGACGCGCCACGAGTCTTTATTCTCACGGCTCTTTGTTGCAGTAATCCAACGGTTTATAGATTATATCGAAACGTCCCAAAAGCGATCTCACACTGCATCTTGTTTAAATAACAAAACTTCAGAAAGTTAAACTCACTCTGACTCTTTTCTGAGATGTCTTGGTGTAGCCGGACCCCAGAAGTATGCATGCAGCACACTATTGGTCGGGACGGTTGTTGTGATTTCTGACGTCACTTGGAGGGTGGAGGTCAGAACTTAATTTGACTTGATGAAGCATCAGACCCCGCCTATTTTGGCTATTATAGTGCATTGCATGTTTCAATCGATGCTCCTGCCCAGTCCTCAGGAGATACTCAAACAGCAATGCTTAGCTTAGCTTTATTCAGTTCTAAGTAATTATGTCttagattaattattttaatttatttggccTGACAGACTGCGCTCGATATCATGAATTATCATTTCTAAGGAAATTTTCAAGAGTTCAAGAGATATTAAAAAAGACCCTCTGTTGAtttataatgtttgtgtgtgtgtgtgtttgatttaaaAACGGAATAACCATATGATAAAGATACTTTGAAATCTCTGAAAAATAATGATCAATTCCTTTCACTCCTCACAAGGAGGAAAggacatttactttttttaaagggaaaattATCAGGTCAAGTTTGTTTTAAATACCCGTTAAGAAAATTAAACAATTCACTTAAGGATCAAACAAAAGATTTATTATAACAGATTTGGCATGAGTTTAGTGTGTGTTctcatatttaatatatggaTTCATTTTACATTGGTTTATGTTTCTCCATGTCTGTACAATCCATAATGCATTTAACAAGACAGatgttttatttagctttatttggAGAATTGGATTTGCCTGTTTAAGCAAAATCATTTCAAAGATGTTTATGCAATCATTACTTctccattttaatgcattatcagACTATTTCAGTGTTAATATTCCAGCTTCATGTTCAGTCAGTGGGTCTTATTCAAGAAGCCCAAAATCGACACAACAGTTATTAAAGATTTGCCCAAAAGTCAAGGCATGCAGGCACATGCTTCTCTATGAGACACACTTTGGAAGTTCAAGGTGTTTTCTGTGATGACATGCATTGGGCATTGCATTTGGTCAACAGGTGATTGTATATGAAACATCGTTTGATCCTCTCTGGTTGGTTTGATTGGCCTATGGAGCAAAATAACAGCTGTCCCAACACacacagcttttatttttttcttcctgttcTCACCCCAAAACTTCTCTGCCCCCTCGTACTCTACAGTATTATACAAAAAGCACTTGCTCATTCATGTGCAACATCCAGATAGTAGcaggttttcattttaaaaggtttaatgagataatgtttatatttgatgTATATATCTTTAACATTGACATCCAAATTCATGTACACATTTATGGAATTATCTATCCTGTGCTTTCCATCTCTCAGTGACTGATACTGATCATCACCTGGCCCAGATCTGCAGGAGGAGATGGGGCAGTTTTTGGAGAACAGAGCGGACTGTGTTATCCATGCTACATTGACCCTATCACTCTGCAGCACTCAAACCACAAAGCTTGGGCAGCTGGCCAAAACTGCCCCATACCCCACCCCCACCTTCCAACATTTTTCTCCTTTTCCCAATTAGAGAGATTAGATGGGAGGAAAGGAGCAAACAGTCTCATCCAAATTCTCTAACATTCcacagtaaaactgtaatgtCTATTTCTAACATAGCTTTCTCACAAGCATGTTTTTTGTTGAAGTTTTGAACTAATTGGAAATTAGGAAAGTAAAGCAGTTTTACTATCTGGTGTCATTTATTTTAGGAGaacatgaacatttaaaataacagacaTTTCTAAAATCGCAAACTACTGGACAACAAGCTAATGAAACTGCTTGCCGAACACAGTGAGAAAACAGAATATGAACCCTGTACATTTTCCCTCACACACAGGACTCAAGGCTTCACGTCTCACAAAGGATGAAATTGTTCAATCTGCTGAGACTATTACTGCAAGATGTTGGCATTTCCTTTTCTTATAGAGAGAACTGCTGTGAAATGTATTCAGAGTCTCTCAGAGGAGTCGGTTGTCCCCTCTTGCCAAGCTGTCAGACCTGTTTATCATTATTTCCTGAAAAGTATCCCAGGCTTTGCGAACAGggggaaaacaaaaagagaactTTCAGTGGAAAGACCTGGATCCGAGATATGTCTAATTATTAGTATAATTTAAGTCCTAAAAACATTCTAGCTCTTTTCATACACGCATGCTGCTGAAATCCAGCCTGAAACATGTCAGTGTTGGACGCAGGCCAGACCTGAAGTGGGCCAAATTTTCTCTCGCTCAGATGAAGTCTAAGGCATGAACAGACAGCTCTGTCCTTTGTAACTTTAACCAGTTCCGTACTCAATACTATTACAGTTACAAACTACAAAGGTGTCGTTAGTTTAATCATATTAGTTTGTCcagtgaaatgcttgttttctttaTGGTGTAAAGAGCTATTAAAAGAGTACCAAAGTAAAGAAATCACAATTTATCACATTTACTTTGTATAACACAGGATTTCCTTTTCCTATTGAAACTGTTTTTGTACAGCTACCCGCAGTGACAATAAGTCATAACAACAAGAATAGGAATGCTGAGGGGGTTTTTTTTTGGGAAAAGAGACACATTGCTTTCTCAGCACTCAAGAAGTCTCAGTCTTCACGTCTCCACCACTGTCACAAATGATTACACACACTCAAGCCGCTTTGCCAAAAACATATTCACCAGGACCTCCCTCGTCAAGAAGCTCTCAAAAGCACAGCAACGGCACATTACGACACTAGTGTGTTGCCAAAACGGCCTGGCTCCACCACGCTGATTTAGTGGAAACAGCTGTTAACTCTCTCCGTTACTTTCACTGGTCTGTGTTTGTTTAACCGTCTGCTTTTTTCATATCTTAAGCAAATGTTTCTGAATGAGCTGTTGCAGCCATTCCCCGGGTCTTTTACTAGGAAGACTCTCTCGAAAGCTCTTCATACAAATACCATCTGTTGAACTGAGCAAATACTTCAGTTGGAATTTCCCTCTTTTAAAAACTCGATGATTGTAATGTGTCAGTATGTCCCACATCCATCTTGTTTATCATAATAAAACTTTTTCTGTGTGTAAAAAGCCATATTGTATAGTCAGCCATCTCAGCTTAAAGCTTTAAATGGATTTCTGGGCCTTTTCTGTCCTCACTTAGACAACTCGTAATGTGCACTTGACCCTTAAGTAATGGTCTGGTAATATTTAAACAGTATGGTCGTAGTTGCAAAGCATCTGTGAAATGAATAGAACAGAACCGAAGGCTAATGTCACAGTCGCAAAGTTGTTTTCTTGATCCgaatttcaaaacattaataatgtggcacatttttaattgcatgaaAACAATTTCATTGTTTAAAGTTTAGTTGTGTGCTAGCAAGAATACAGTTGagtttacaaatattaataaatggaaGTCACCAAATATGCTGAATATTTTTCACTTCCTTTAGAGAATGGGTCATCTTTTGAGATATGATACTGAATAAAATTGACCCTAGATTCTCATTTAGTTATAACTGTAAATACAGCTTTACTTAGATGTCATTGTTCTGTATAGTCTAAAcatgcattttgaatgtaatttcgATTTCTCACATGACTCTGAATGATTTGAAAATCAGTCACGTGTTTCTTTCAAATCCACATATATAGCATACAGCAGGACATGAAGCTCAAAGTCGGCATGAAAATGTAAACTGtgcctttttttctctattgtgTATTTGAGAGAAGTGTCTTATTGAATGACACAGAATACAGAGAGGGCCTGGATTTTGTCTAATGAGGTATTAAATGGATCATATAGGAAGTGGCGTTGTAAACTAAATGGATGATTGTGAGTGACAGGTTGCGGGAGGGACGGATTGCCCCACATTCATGCTTGTATACACGTCATCATAAAAGAGACATGGCCTGTTAATGTATTTGATTATATCTTGCAGGgccacatatataaaaaaaaattgtgcactgatAAATCATTCATAATATATACACTCTGCATTTTCATCCATTTTGATGTTATCAAAAGCATTTTTCATTGCACTTGTATAGTTGCAGTATTACTGTATCATTATGTGTCTGTAAAGattgtcatataaaaaaaatgctatttcagttAGCTGTTGCTAATTAATTACGACATTTATAACCTTTCTGCTGAGCGTtactgatttttaaatcaaagagGAGATGAAATGTGTTCCATGTGGGCTAACTGACATCATAGCTCTCGTGTCCCAGGACGGTTTGACCCATTAAGCCTCAGTACGTTTCATGATTAAAAGAGAATTCATGGTGGTCCAGAGCGAGCTCTTGCGCTCACACTCTAGATCGTTTTACATACTTGTACAATTTGTATTGTTAATCTTATACTGTAACATATTTTTGTAAACTGACAGCTGTTTTGTTGGTCGCTTAGTTACAAATCAACACCAAGTTCCTGTGTTCACTTTCTCAAGTAAAAATTACTATAGTAACAAATCTCATGAACATCACAACAGTCCAAAAAAACCTTGAACTGCATTTATGTTTAAGAGTATTTAAATCATATATGCACAGACACTGAAAGTAAAGCACTTAGCTTTATATTAGCAGCGAGTGGAATAGCTTCAGCTCTGTCTTATCAGGCCCATGTTTTTGTTGATTTGTTTGGGGAGGGGATATGAGATGTAAATAAAGTCTCTGTTGCCTAATGTGTCTTGTATCAGTCCCTCTCCCTTCCCTCTATCTTCTGATTATCATCTCGGCTGGGAAGTTCCCACGCagcctgaatgtttttttttaatttttttttaccataagcCAGTCAGTGGCATGAAGACAGGGCAGTGTGAATGATCCATTGTCTGTCCGTGGAGGGCTGGAGAGAGGGGAGGAGATTGGAATTGTTTGGGCCTTTAGCTCGCCATCATCAACACGAATGACAGAGTTTCTGAATGGGTAAATGAAAATAGACAAAACTCAGAGATTTTTACACATCTTCAttgtagtaatttaatttaaGGAAAACAATTCTTTGAAGGAATTAGCAGTTAATAAAGACAATGATTTCTTATCAGTAGATTATTCATCAATGAGATCAAGGGACTGAATAATGTTGAGCTATTTTTTAGGGCTGAACGTGGTTACAGAAACTTATCTTCTCATATTGTTTCACCACCTGTATTCTCTACGCTCTTTAAAGTTGACACCAGCATACCATGGTTAGATAAATGTCACCACTAGCACTAATAAATCGATGTGCAAGTCTTTCCTCCCAGTACTCATTTGGGTTGTGCATTTGGAATTTACTTTATGCTTTTTGAACTAAGAGTTTTACAAACACTGTGAAAGTCTAGCTGCTGTCAGTATTTTGAGGTGAAACTGCTGGGTACATACtgtcactctcagaaaaaaatgaTTGTACCTTTAAAGTGACAACTCTGTACTTTAACCTCCCCTAAAAGGCACATGGCAGTACTATAAACTTACATATGactactaatatgtaccttttagGAGTAGTAAAGGTACAATATTATCCCTTTAAGGGTACTGATTCAGTGACAAACTGTTGTACCCCTAAAGGAAGCATTGTTGCACGTTTTGTCCTGACAGTGTTGCTCAGTAGTACAATATATACATGAAGTGTTAGACCATATCTTAAGTATATTGTCTCCTATCCACAAATAGCTGTATGCATCTGATGTTGGAGAGGGTTAAAAGAAACAGAAACGagtgattaaaaaaatagttacataatagcatttaaaatgacatgactGCAGGGGCACTGAGACGCTTTACTTTTAAATTTGATAGGCTCTGTATAAGGGGAGAACATGGGAAACGATGTTGCCTACATGAGCACTACATATAATAACCATTTTGGGTTCTTCTATaggtgaagaacattttaataatttaaagaactataaatgaacattttgtgcaatggaaagtttccacAGATGTTGAAGTTTCTTCATGGATCCCTAGAAGCCAACTGTGTACAGTACAACATCTCAGAGCAAATGCACTGACTATGAGAGAAATGTCTTGTAGTGATTACATTGATTGCCATAGTACTGAGATCAGCTCAGCAAAAGTGGGAATATCCTGTCTGACGACATGCGCACACTGAGGGGAGGAGAATAGAGAGCATGGCTGAGGGCCTAACCACAATATCTAAATATTGACTGTACAACTTGTAATCATGTTTGGTCTGTGGACAGGGTGAAAATAAAcaccagcgtgtgtgtgtgtgtgttctctcatcCCATAATAGAAACAGCGCAGACATGCCTTTTCAATATGTTTAGAGCACTCATAATTAAACATGCacaaatcattaaaacaattagAGATGTATCTCATCAAGACTTAATATGCTATGTTTGCCATTGACATTTGCGATTTTAAGCATATGGAGCTCATCAGAATGGTCCTTTGAATTGTAATTGCTTGTGGTTTCAATGCATACTGATATAAATCTTTTCATGTGGGTGGTCTTGGCAATGGGAAGACCTTCTGCACTGAAACAACATTAAACATTTCACTTTCATGCGAGGGGTATGTGCAGCTTTTCAATTTCATCTGTCGTCATAGCTTCATATTCACCCTTTGCGGTGGGCAACAGCTTTCCCTGATCCTTCCAGAGCTGGAAAATGATCATGGAGCAAACATTtctagaaacaacaacaacattgatTTGGCAGAATAACACAACATAACTTTTCAGTAACTTCAGCATTCCCTAACAATACTGTTCTTGTAGCACAAGGAACATATCTaaaatatgaaatctaatcaaattaatttataatttactcAATTTCTCTAAAATAGCAACTAAATACACAACCTCAAGAATAATGTCCTGACCATTAAATGTCAGTATTCAAAATTC
The sequence above is drawn from the Carassius auratus strain Wakin chromosome 5, ASM336829v1, whole genome shotgun sequence genome and encodes:
- the LOC113075374 gene encoding growth arrest-specific protein 1-like, yielding MLAHQVMANSCNSAVILRLRIMILSIGCALMCYSRLSTASPAHSERLICWQAIMKCQGEPECHYAYTQYQHACGPVINGSRKKCPSHCISSIIQLNLTVNGPALEDCECASDTLCKMTKRAIEPCMPRTSHMGCTEARKQCEKDPECSTAMRDYLYHCRKLFGGDRCSDDCRRVITNMRSIPKALQLDTCVCDGTERTICEYVKVSMKNFCFNDRYGGSGFSDTEDDLEDDYGEYEDEENDAWNLRAQRSSIVMSTVLTIFPLVIIR